One window of the Macaca thibetana thibetana isolate TM-01 chromosome 1, ASM2454274v1, whole genome shotgun sequence genome contains the following:
- the LOC126943397 gene encoding olfactory receptor 2L13, whose translation MFSALLLFLFLFQPLQQNVFMEKWNHTSNDFILLGLLPPNQTGIFLLCLIILIFFLASVGNSAMIHLIHVDPRLHTPMYFLLSQLSLMDLMYISTTVPKMAHDFLSGQKGISFLGCGVQSFFFLTMACSEGLLLTSMAYDRYVAICHPLHYPLHMSKMMCVKTIVGSWTLGSINSLAHTVYALHIPYCRSRAIDHFFCDVPAMLLLACTDTWVYEYMVFVSTSLYLLFPFIGITASYGRVLFAVYHMRSKEGRIKAFTTISTHLTVVVFYYAPFVYTYLRPRNFRSPAEDKILAVFYTILTPMLNPIIYSLRNKEVLGAVRRVFGVFSFLKE comes from the coding sequence atgttttctgctttgcttttgtttctatttctctttcaacCATTACAGCAGAACGTTTTCATGGAGAAATGGAATCACACTtcaaatgatttcattttgttgGGTCTGCTTCCCCCAAATCAAACTGGCATATTCCTCTTGTGCCTTATCATCCTCATATTCTTTCTGGCCTCGGTGGGTAACTCGGCCATGATTCACCTCATCCACGTGGATCCTCGTCTCCACACACCGATGTACTTTCTTCTCAGCCAGCTCTCCCTCATGGACCTGATGTACATCTCCACCACCGTCCCCAAGATGGCGCACGACTTCCTGTCCGGCCAGAAAGGCATCTCCTTCCTGGGATGCGGTGTGCAAAGCTTCTTCTTCCTGACTATGGCGTGTTCTGAAGGCTTACTGCTGACCTCCATGGCCTATGACCGTTATGTGGCCATCTGCCATCCTCTGCATTACCCCCTCCACATGAGTAAAATGATGTGTGTGAAGACGATCGTAGGCTCTTGGACCCTGGGGTCCATCAACTCCTTGGCACACACAGTCTATGCCCTTCATATTCCTTACTGCAGGTCTAGAGCTATTGACCATTTCTTCTGCGATGTCCCAGCCATGCTGCTTCTTGCCTGTACAGATACTTGGGTCTATGAATATATGGTTTTTGTAAGTACAAGCCTCtatctcctttttcctttcattgGCATCACTGCTTCCTATGGCCGAGTCCTATTTGCTGTCTATCATATGCGTTCAAAGGAGGGAAGAATAAAGGCCTTCACCACCATATCAACACATTTAACTGTTGTGGTCTTTTACTATGCACCTTTTGTCTACACCTATCTTCGGCCCAGGAATTTCCGCTCACCAGCTGAAGACAAGATCCTGGCAGTTTTCTACACCATCCTTACCCCCATGCTCAATCCCATTATCTACAGCCTGAGGAATAAGGAAGTCCTGGGGGCTGTGAGAAGAGTGTTTGGGGTATTCTCTTTCCTGAAAGAATAA